The Actinomycetes bacterium genome contains the following window.
GCGAGCCGATCGAGCTCGACGCGGAGGCACTGGTCAACAAGGTGGTCCAGCGACGTCGCGGCGGGTTCTGCTACGAACTCAACGGCGCGTTCGCGGCACTGCTGTCCGCGCTCGGCTTCACCGTGACGCTCCTTGCCGCCCGCGGCTTCGGCCGCGATGGTCTGGGACCGCCGTTCGACCATCTCGCCCTGCGGGTCGACGCCGACACCCCCGAATCGTGGCTCGCCGACGTCGGCTTCGGCCGCCACAGCCACTACCCGCTGCGGCTCGGCGTCCATGCCGAGCAGGCCGACCCCGGCGGAACCTTCCGCATCGCCGAGACCGCCAGCGGCGACCTCGACGTCATCAGGGACGGCGAGCCGCAGTACCGCGCCGAGCTACGCCCCCGCGCGCTGCGCGACTTCGAGGCGACCTGCTGGTGGCACCAGACCTCGCCCAAGTCCCACTTCACCCAGTCGCTGGTCTGCTCCCGGCTCACCCAGACCGGCCGCGTCACCCTGAGCGACCGGACCCTCATCGAGACGGCCGGCAACCAGCGGCACGAGCGCACCCTGACTGGCGACGCCGAGGTGCTCGCCGCCTACCGGACCTACTTCGGCATCGTCCTGGACCGCGTCCCGTCGCCGCGCACACCGCCGCCCTCGCTGACGGTGCGGGTTCGATTGCCGTCACCCGCTGCACCTGAGCGCCCGGGCGCGTCGTCGTCGCGTGAGTGAGACGTGCCCGTCAGCCGATGAGACTGGTCGCGCGCAGAAGTCGAAGGTGTCTTCGAACCCGGGGTGAGGGCCGGACACCCGTACCACCACCGGGTCAGCGAGGGCGGCGGAAGGATGCCTGACTCCGGGAAGGAAGGGCACCTACCGGTTCGTGTACGCCAGCCCCGACCGGCTGCGGATCCAGGGACCCCCAGGCGCGCTGTTCAGGCTCAGGATCAACGACGGGCTCAAGGCGCGCCGCGTCTGGGTGTTGCACCAAGATCCCCGGCCCGCCCTCTGGAACGGGACGCCGCTGGTCCGCCCCCAGGGCGAGGACGCGCTCGGCCCGCTGGCCACAAGCTTCTCCACGCCCACCTGGTTCCGCGGGCGGCTGGAGGACCCCGACCGGCCCGCCAAGGTCCAGCAGCGCAACGGCCGCGAGGTCTACGTGCTGGTCCTGCAGCGCGAGCGGGACGCCCTTGGCGCCCCGGGCGTGGGAGTCCCCCTGATCACCCACCTTGAGGTGTGGGTCGACACCACCACCTACCTGCCGGTCCGCATCCAGTACCAGGACCGCTCCAAGCCGGGCCGGATCGTGGTCTGGCAGCAGATCCGCTACAGCTATGACTTCAGGCACGTCAACGACCCCGTGCCGTCCGAGGAGTTCGCCGTCCCGCCCGGCGCC
Protein-coding sequences here:
- a CDS encoding arylamine N-acetyltransferase; this translates as MDGPQLDTYLARIGMARPVRADATALRELQLRHLLAVPFENLSIHLREPIELDAEALVNKVVQRRRGGFCYELNGAFAALLSALGFTVTLLAARGFGRDGLGPPFDHLALRVDADTPESWLADVGFGRHSHYPLRLGVHAEQADPGGTFRIAETASGDLDVIRDGEPQYRAELRPRALRDFEATCWWHQTSPKSHFTQSLVCSRLTQTGRVTLSDRTLIETAGNQRHERTLTGDAEVLAAYRTYFGIVLDRVPSPRTPPPSLTVRVRLPSPAAPERPGASSSRE